Sequence from the Populus nigra chromosome 17, ddPopNigr1.1, whole genome shotgun sequence genome:
ttggcaaaaacagtaggtttctgttaaaattctgggttggaggttgaagatgacgaaaattcaatttggtccctcaattttggaaaattacagtttagtccccaaactttggaaaatttgcagaatggtccctggagcctattccgagattctgaacagaataacatatgaattatggacagaattactgtatagataatagaatttaacactttcaatttggtcctccaatttgacaaaaaatacaatttgaccctaaaaatttggtaaaattccagaatggtccctggagtataatgagatgatctggacagaaatgaggatgaattatgaacataatttcagtatattcatggatttatgataaattttagtttggtcctccaattagatgaaaattacaatttggccctaaaaatatgataaattccagattagtccctagctgtaatattatctttttcagattggtttgatgaataaatgagggttatttagtgaattattatcaattttattatttgttttattatggattagatttcgggaaaaccgttagattttgagtttttagaaaaataactagtttagtCTAAAAACATATAGGGTTATGAAATatacccttagataagtgtattaaataggttatatatatatatatatatatatatatatatatatatatatatatatatatatatatatattcttttgagtcattctcaaatatgtctcctttatatttagataattctgatattctaccggcgggacgtcagtagaattttcttcgatatcaactttgagttttgttgctttcaagtcaggtgagtggataattttccatatgcatgagaaatattataaatatttgatttgctaatatgaattggatcatgcttcttgataatatatatgttaattattatccttgttttgataaagcatgatcaattattgaatctgaattcttgatatgaaccagtatatattttgaattgaattctgaattgatagcttctcatttgattgatgtcatgagttgagccttgagatatgaatatgtctgttttattatgattatgaacctatgatATGTCAGttagaatacccatgctaacagggtagtgttagtctttgtgcacatcgtatctgaaccctagttggtcgggggagtcaccaacctgtgtggactgatcatcccacagtacggagcctcatgctcattgcattttgattttctgacgaacTTTACCatttgatcttcttgttatggcctcTTTGAGAAACCTTCATATAAGAACCTAGagccatacttgtatatatatttctcattgctgtattacctcgtgtgtgtatattgaacgttatctactcactgagttgttgaactcaccctctcattattattcttttcaggcttatagcttgatagcaggtcattttaTTGGACCTTCAAAACCTGCTTTTTTATTGTACTttgtacctttcctttatgtctagttagtgctccaaaactctgaacttatataaactcttgtattaagaccatttaattatattatgaagttgattttgttattaatgctgcgttgaaTTCTGATTaagttaggataagtttgtgtgtaagtttgggttcgcataggtacggaaccttggaggggaaccttgcctatgtgccggtcatggatccgggattcgggtcgtgacaTACTCAAACCCTTCTCATTTAGTCAAATTTCACCAAAAAAGACACCATTTTATCTCATGATATatgaaatttagaaaagaaacaTTAAAAATCCTAGCTAGACAACTAGACTTGTTGGAGGAGTGTCTTATAACACTATTTGGTGGTATCCAATAAGAAGGTAAGTCTACACAGATATATTTGAAGAGGTTCAATGAGGAGATGCTCAAGATGGAAGAATTGCTTGATCTAGTAGCTTTAGAGACCTTGATAAAAAGGGTAAGAGAACATGTCATCTGGAGAAAACTTTATACCTTACTAGACAAAAGTTTACTCAAGATGAAACAAGTCATGAAAAATTACATACAGGTGGAAGAGACTGATTTGCTATGACGTTGGCCCCCTCCTTATTACATCGGCAACCAAGAATCTTCCAAGTGAAATCATTCTTATAGTAGAAATGATAGCTCGAGGAAGAACCATGAGGGATCGAGCCATGGTCATTTGGTGTATCTTAATGATCACTCATTTGAAGTTATTAGGGCAGTCAAAGCAAATATCTTGGCGCGCTACCCCCAAGAGATGTTACTCCTAAAGATCTCCCCTATACAAATCACATAAATCACTTTAGGATGCATAAATCTCAATAGaaatgtaagtttattttttaaataaaaataataaatctctgacatatattttctattttcatatCTCTAAAGGGGGTTTTCAGATACTTTCGAATGAAGAAATTGACTTGATCTCCCTAGGAGCCTCTCGCCAATTCACTAGGGGTTGATATGAGATTCTcatttttaaagtcaatttaagctttaattggaagataTTGAAGTTCGGGGGTTGAATATTCTTAGgagttaatttgataaaatcaggggcttaattacataaatatgaaagtttgatgggtaattagagacttaattgaagaaatctaaaactaaagaccaaaatgaaaaatgtgCATGAACATAGGGGTTGAAATTGACGAAATCAAAGGCcaaatggaagaaattaaaattacaagtgtattggttaattaagaattaaaatataaaaattcagaaccaaaaatcaaaataaaaaatacacctAATTAACTTAGAGCAGATAATTAAGTTTGACCGGagctaaattatataaaattaaaatggtgTGGTCAATTTTATTTACAGGCTTCAAGAATTCTCTTTATTCTTAGCTATTTGCCCGCTACAACACTCACTTGGTATAATGCTTGATCTACAGGGAGACCTTATTGATTGATTATACAAAAGCAATATTTACCATGAAGTTCTTTTTGTACAACGATGGAGAAATTAAGTCACCTAACCCTTTCGGCTCTTCATGACACTTGGCTAAAAAAGCAATCAGTTTGAACCCGTTTCAGGTAAGGTTTAGTCCGATTCTAAatcttagaaaaataaaatttttgatttaattggttgtatttttaattaaaaactaaatatttaattaaaaatattcatactaaaaacaatatttttgtgtAGCTGAGATGTGGTtggttaataaataattttttatttttgttattttcaaacaactttctcttctttttttttttgaaacttaagaattgaaaaataaaaaataaataaagcttttgatcaaaactaaaaagaaatataagttGACAAAAGAGAATTTTTTAGAGCGAATTtcacataaacatgatatatttGGCCGTACGTGTTCTACACTTTAGAGCTCTAGGTTAGGTTTTAATTGtttctttcaataataaatCATAAGAAATCTTAGATTATCAGTACTCAaacacaaaataacaaaatcgagatcctgaaaaaaaataaaaatgaaggtaATGAATTTGAAACACGCGCACACCtcataattagatttttctcAACAAATACTAAATCAAGAACAATGAATTGAAGGCcaagcaacaaaaaaatgaagaataaacAAAGAGAGGCCTAGCTAGTGCCAAACCATCTGGCAATTAGTGGTACTACAGATCAACGCCTATTGCTGCATCAAACTGTAGagatctttatatatatatatatatatatatatatatatatatatatatatatatatatatatatatataattcttaattacTACTGGAAATAATTAAGGCCCATCCTCGGTCTATTGTCAAGGAAAATTTGGAGACTTGAAGGTTCTTGGTGATTCATAATTACGACTGGAAATAATAGAGCCTATCTCCTGTAATGTTCACGAGCTCAGATACATTTAAGAgtataaataaattcttttaaatgtcaattttttaatataaactaataaaattatttaatttgaatttaaaaaaccaagtaATGGAGTAAAACTTTTTGACAATCAGAACTATATATCTCTAATAAGTCTTAAATATTGTAACAATCTAAGGCATCTCCAATTGAGTCGCACTTGCTAAGGAACAGTCTAATAATGGCAGTCTCTGATGAAGGATTGCTGCCTTCATttctgtttattaaaataaaattttctgcAGAAGAGGCAAACAATTCGCCAATCGAGCAAGTCAGGCTCACAGTTCCGATTACAGACGAGCCAACATTACCATGCTTGACGTTCAGAACATGGGTTTTGGGGATCACAAGTTGCGCTCTTCTGGCATTTGCAAGTCAGTTCTTCGCTTACCGTCAAAATAGACTCCCTGTAACATCAGTTTCAGCTTAGATTGTCCAGGAGATGATGTTACATATGGGTAATTAATTAGggatttgattgaagaaatctaaaattatgaatatatgtcatatgaatttaataaattgacaAGAGAAACCATAAATTATGTTTCcaaatattcttttcaatttgatcgATCCATATTGTGTCATGCATCTACCTTCTGCTTAAACCCTCCTCATCTCACACAGAAAGGCACCGTTTTATTACATGATATAAGGAGTTTAGAAGAGAAACATTAACAATCCTAGACAACGACACTCATGGGAGGAATGCCTTGCGATCTTGAGACCCAATTGAAAAATTCGGTGGTTTTAGGGGATCCAATTGAGAGTTAGTATATAGTTAGGGGACTGATATAAGACCGGGTAAAAAAACCAGAAGGTAGTTAAGGAGACGAATCCTAATACGATACTGATTCAATCTTtagccaatatatatatatatatgattggcCACACATGGATTgtctacataaaaaatttagcatatcCTTATTACCGGTAAGCACTTCTCTTtactttctttgttgttctaCCAGCTTGCGTGCGTAGGTTTTCCTTGTAATCGATCTTAGCCATGGGGTTTAGCTATTTCTCGTACGACCAAGAATATGCTGATAGAATATTGCAAGGGAAACAAATCATACCATCTATTACTCTCTTTCATGTGTTCAACTATGATGATTTTTACGACGTTTACAGTACTGATCATGGCAATGACGAAGCATGCGAGACAGTAGCGAACAATATTAATGTGTTCAATTaccatgattatttttatgatgtctACGAACCATTCGAGATAGATTGGAGTTATTTCGATGAGTTGGTGGCTGAATTATGTGAGGAGCTTGAGTTAACAATACTGGAGAAACCTCTAATGAAGGATGATGGTGCCGCTGTTGTCCACCATGATGATGGAGTTGACGAGGTTGAGGGTGAGGTTATTCTTTGGAGGCCTGCCGCCGGCCTGAAGTAGAAGGGTTGGCTTGCAGTTTCTCCGTGCATGCGAGAATGGATCACTCGCAAGCGATCTTGATcgattgttgttgttttttatttttactagagATCTAATGATTTAATCATGCATGCGTTTTGATGTTGAGACGACAAGATTAATTAGGGTTTGACGACGTCGAgcacatatatattaattacactTGTTGTTGTTATGCGTTTTGGaatcaatttatttcttaattatagATTTCTTGATCCAAGATTTCTTGATGTTGAGAcgacaaaattaatttttttttattttcatactattttattatgctaacatctaaaaataaatttaaaaaaataaaaaatttattttaatacatttataaataaaaaatactaaaacaaaataacaactaCCTATTAATAAACCCATTAATAAATGGCTCTAACAATTTATTCTCtttgagtttttgttaataataaattaatgctCTGCgacaaagaaataaagaataaacTAAAGAGAGGCCTTTTGCCAGCCCATGTGAGAATTGAGATTAGAGAGAGGTGTGTTTTTCACAGATTGAATTAAACCATTAAGAATATGAAATTCATGAGAAGTAGCCAAGAAGTGGAAGTGGGACCCCATGTCACAGAAGCTGAGGTTTTGCCACCAGTAGTGGCTCTAGCCCCACCAATAACTCCACCGGTACCAGCAGCTCTGCTGCCTCCCAAGGTACCACCGCCTCCAAAACCTCTACCGCCTTTAGCAACAGCTGATGTTACCATCAAACCAATGATCACCACCAGAAGAAGAAGTATCTTGCTCCCTTTGCTTGCTGCAACCACCTTCATATACATATCTTAATATCTTTTCTACAACAACAATCACCCCCCTCGATTTCTTGTTTAATGGTACTAACACAagaacttgattaaaatattttccttttcttttcttgaactGCCTATAAACTCTTGCAGGGACGAGTGTAAGAAAAGGGAGACAGAGGAGGGATTTATTGATTAAGGAGACGCGTGATGTGATGATGTTACCTCCAGGAAAGTAGAGACCGTGTTGATAACATATTTGCTACTTTTGGATGACATTCGTCTTGGATGTTTCTTGGATATGGTTGAGGAAGGGAATGGCAATTTTTTTGTAGgaaattctttattattattattattaatattatcttCTAAAAGATTGGAGCTAGCTAGGACGACAATTTCTTCTGACCTTAGTCCAATTAGACGTCTACTGCCGCGTCAAGACAAATTATCGAGATCTtctatatttattcatttttaatcacTACTGGAAATGAAGCCCATCTTTCATCTGTTACAAGGGAAGATTTGGAGACTCGAAGGCTTGGTGATTCATCTGTCTCTAGCTCCTTGTCCACCTAACATATACTTGTGTTCTTCTGAAGGAGATTTGGGACTTGCTGAAGGGACCAGCTGTGGGTCTTCTTGCAAACTCTCTGCCATTAATAATTCCTCAACTGCGATATACTTGTGTTTTTCATCATGAGAAGACAAGAAATGAATAGAGTATCCTTTCATCCTTGAGTCTTGAACTCTTCATTATAACTCCATCGTTTGTGTTTGATAACTTATAATTTAGTTCCTTGATTCTTGAGGGCTTGGATTTATTTTATGACAACATTCGCTGTTTCTTTCTTAAGTTCCGATTTTTCCCTTTATCTATTCAAAGTTCTAGAGAAAAACCATGGAGGCAGGATAACATTGAATGAAGAAGGGATGTATTTACAAAACACAAACTTTTGAGAAACAGATGCCTATTTTAAGACTTGTATATATATCCAACTAAGAAATCAGAAGAAGATCCAAAGAGTTACAAGAGCATGCAAAAACATGGGCGCAGCATCCCTTGCAAGAGAGGCAGAACCAGAACGTCCTCCGGCATGGGTACCACCCCTTACTATTGGCACAGCACCACCAGCTCCAACAGGGATAGTTGTACCCTTCCCTCCAGAGAGGACCCCACCGCTTTGTAATCCAGGGCTACCTCCTCTTGCTCGGGTGCCACCTCCTGCTGAGCTGCCACCTCTACTTCCACCACCAATGCTACCACCTCCGCCCCTTTTAGCTGCTGCTGATGTTATCAGTAGCGCAATGATTGTCACAATGGCAAGCATCTTGGTCTCTTTACTGAACTTCATCTTTGCCTTTTACACAcgacaaaaaaggaaaaagcttgcAAATTATATAGTGAAAtcttgagaatttatttttctcctgTGTGCTTGAGAATTCCGGAACCCTATATATAATCAAGACAGCGTATGAAGCTAACCTAATTCAGCCGTGTTCTCTCTTTACAATAGTCATCCTATTATGACCTTTGAATTGACAC
This genomic interval carries:
- the LOC133677012 gene encoding glycine-rich cell wall structural protein-like translates to MKFSKETKMLAIVTIIALLITSAAAKRGGGGSIGGGSRGGSSAGGGTRARGGSPGLQSGGVLSGGKGTTIPVGAGGAVPIVRGGTHAGGRSGSASLARDAAPMFLHALVVAASKGSKILLLLVVIIGLMVTSAVAKGGRGFGGGGTLGGSRAAGTGGVIGGARATTGGKTSASVTWGPTSTSWLLLMNFIFLMV